Proteins from one Flavobacterium branchiarum genomic window:
- the rpmC gene encoding 50S ribosomal protein L29 — MKQSEIKDLSAAELQEKLSQTKKIYADLKMAHAISPIENPLQIRSVRRTVARLATELTKRELQ; from the coding sequence ATGAAACAATCAGAAATAAAAGATCTTTCTGCAGCGGAGTTGCAAGAAAAACTTAGTCAAACTAAGAAGATATATGCTGACCTAAAAATGGCGCACGCTATTTCTCCAATTGAGAACCCACTTCAAATTAGAAGTGTAAGAAGAACAGTTGCAAGATTGGCTACAGAGTTAACTAAAAGAGAGTTACAATAA
- the rplD gene encoding 50S ribosomal protein L4: protein MEVKVLDFNGKDTGRKVQLSDSVFAIEPNNHAVYLDVKQYLANQRQGTHKAKERAEVAGSTRKIKKQKGTGTARAGSIKNPLFKGGGTVFGPRPRSYSFKLNKNLKRLARKSAFSIKAKEASIVVLEDFNFETPNTKNFINVLKALGLENKKSLFVLGESNKNVYLSSRNLKGSNVVSSYELSTYAILNANNLVLLESSLEVIEENLSK from the coding sequence ATGGAAGTAAAAGTATTAGATTTCAACGGAAAAGATACTGGAAGAAAAGTTCAACTTTCTGATTCAGTATTCGCAATTGAACCAAATAATCACGCTGTATATCTTGATGTTAAGCAATATTTAGCAAATCAAAGACAAGGTACTCACAAGGCTAAAGAAAGAGCTGAAGTAGCAGGTAGTACACGTAAGATTAAAAAACAAAAAGGAACTGGTACTGCTCGTGCGGGTAGTATTAAAAACCCTTTGTTTAAAGGTGGTGGAACAGTTTTCGGACCAAGACCAAGAAGTTATTCATTCAAATTGAATAAAAACTTAAAGAGATTGGCAAGAAAATCTGCTTTCTCGATTAAAGCAAAAGAAGCAAGTATTGTTGTTTTAGAAGACTTTAATTTTGAAACGCCAAACACTAAAAATTTCATTAACGTTTTGAAAGCTTTAGGGTTAGAAAATAAAAAATCTCTATTTGTGTTGGGAGAGTCAAATAAAAATGTATATTTGTCCTCACGCAATTTGAAGGGTTCTAATGTTGTAAGTAGCTATGAATTAAGCACTTACGCTATTCTGAACGCTAACAATTTAGTGCTTTTAGAGAGTTCTTTAGAGGTAATTGAAGAAAATTTAAGCAAATAA
- the rplE gene encoding 50S ribosomal protein L5 produces MAYTPRLKEEYKSRVISALKEEFGYTNVMQVPKLEKIVLSRGVGAAVSDKKLIDYAVDELTKITGQKAVSTISKKDVASFKLRKGMPIGAKVTLRGERMYEFLDRLITSALPRVRDFSGIKATGFDGRGNYNLGVLEQIIFPEIDIDKVNKISGMDITFVTTAQTDKEAKSLLTELGLPFKKN; encoded by the coding sequence ATGGCATATACACCTAGACTAAAAGAAGAATATAAGAGTAGAGTAATCTCTGCTCTTAAAGAGGAATTCGGATATACAAACGTAATGCAAGTTCCAAAATTGGAAAAAATCGTTTTGAGCCGTGGAGTTGGTGCAGCTGTATCTGATAAAAAACTTATTGACTATGCAGTTGATGAGTTAACAAAGATCACTGGACAAAAAGCAGTATCTACTATTTCAAAGAAAGACGTTGCGTCATTTAAATTGAGAAAAGGGATGCCAATTGGTGCAAAAGTTACTTTGCGTGGAGAAAGAATGTATGAGTTTTTAGATAGACTTATTACTTCAGCTTTACCTCGTGTAAGAGATTTTAGTGGAATTAAAGCTACTGGTTTTGATGGTAGAGGTAATTATAACCTTGGAGTTTTAGAGCAAATCATTTTCCCAGAAATTGATATTGATAAAGTAAACAAAATTTCAGGAATGGATATTACTTTTGTTACAACTGCTCAGACAGACAAAGAAGCAAAGTCATTATTGACTGAATTAGGTTTACCTTTTAAAAAGAATTAA
- the rplC gene encoding 50S ribosomal protein L3 → MSGLIGRKIGMTSIFDENGKNIPCTVIEAGPCVVTQVRTKGVDGYEALQLGFDDKNEKHSTKAALGHFKKAGTVAKKKVVEFQDFATEQKLGDLIDVSIFSEGEFVDVQGVSKGKGFQGVVKRHGFGGVGQATHGQHNRLRAPGSVGASSYPSRVFKGMRMAGRMGGDNVKVQNLRVLKVVAEKNLLVIKGCVPGHNNSYVIIQK, encoded by the coding sequence ATGTCTGGGTTAATTGGTAGAAAAATCGGCATGACTAGCATCTTTGATGAAAACGGGAAAAACATTCCTTGTACAGTAATCGAAGCTGGTCCATGCGTTGTTACCCAAGTCAGAACCAAAGGTGTTGACGGGTACGAAGCGTTGCAACTTGGTTTCGATGACAAAAACGAGAAACATTCCACAAAAGCGGCTTTAGGTCACTTTAAAAAAGCTGGAACTGTAGCTAAGAAAAAAGTCGTTGAATTCCAAGATTTCGCAACAGAACAAAAATTAGGAGATCTTATTGATGTTTCTATTTTTTCTGAAGGAGAATTTGTAGATGTACAAGGTGTGTCTAAAGGTAAAGGTTTTCAAGGGGTTGTAAAACGTCACGGTTTTGGTGGTGTTGGTCAAGCAACTCACGGTCAACACAACCGTTTAAGAGCGCCAGGTTCTGTGGGAGCTTCTTCTTATCCATCTAGAGTATTCAAAGGAATGCGTATGGCTGGAAGAATGGGAGGAGACAATGTAAAAGTTCAAAACCTTAGAGTTTTAAAAGTAGTTGCTGAAAAGAACCTACTAGTTATAAAAGGATGTGTTCCTGGTCATAACAACTCTTATGTAATCATTCAGAAGTAA
- the rpsS gene encoding 30S ribosomal protein S19 yields the protein MARSLKKGPFVHYKLDKKVQENIESGKNGVVKTWSRASMITPDFVGQTIAVHNGRQFVPVYVTENMVGHKLGEFSPTRSFRGHAGAKNKGKK from the coding sequence ATGGCACGTTCATTAAAAAAAGGACCTTTCGTTCATTATAAGTTAGACAAGAAAGTTCAAGAAAACATTGAAAGCGGTAAAAATGGAGTAGTAAAGACTTGGTCTAGAGCTTCTATGATTACTCCTGACTTTGTTGGACAAACTATCGCAGTTCATAACGGTCGTCAATTTGTACCAGTTTACGTAACAGAAAACATGGTAGGTCACAAATTAGGAGAATTTTCGCCAACTAGATCTTTTAGAGGTCATGCTGGAGCAAAAAATAAAGGTAAAAAATAA
- the rpsG gene encoding 30S ribosomal protein S7 yields the protein MRKRAAKKRPLLPDPRFNDQLVTRFVNNLMWDGKKSTAFKVFYDAIDIIESKKQDSEKSSLEIWKDALTNVMPHVEVRSRRVGGATFQIPMQIRPDRKISMAMKWLILYSRRRNEKSMAQRLASECLAAAKEEGAAVKKRMDTHKMAEANKAFSHFRF from the coding sequence ATGAGAAAAAGAGCGGCAAAGAAAAGACCACTTTTACCAGACCCGAGGTTTAATGACCAGTTGGTAACGCGTTTTGTGAATAACTTAATGTGGGACGGTAAGAAATCTACAGCTTTTAAAGTATTTTATGATGCAATTGACATCATCGAATCTAAAAAGCAAGATTCAGAAAAATCATCATTAGAGATCTGGAAAGATGCCTTGACTAATGTTATGCCTCACGTAGAAGTACGTAGTCGTAGAGTTGGTGGAGCTACATTCCAAATCCCAATGCAAATCAGACCAGATCGTAAGATTTCTATGGCAATGAAGTGGTTGATACTTTATTCTAGAAGAAGAAATGAAAAATCTATGGCTCAAAGGTTAGCTTCAGAATGTTTAGCTGCGGCTAAAGAAGAAGGAGCGGCTGTTAAAAAGAGAATGGATACTCATAAGATGGCTGAAGCTAATAAAGCATTCTCTCACTTTAGATTTTAA
- the rplP gene encoding 50S ribosomal protein L16 produces MLQPKRTKYRKVQKGKMKGNSQRGHELSNGMFGIKSVHEDGMFLTSRQIEAARIAATRFMKREGQLWIKIFPDKPITKKPLEVRMGKGKGAVEYWAAVVKPGRIMFEVGGVPLSVAKEALRLAAQKLPVKTKFVVARDFEA; encoded by the coding sequence ATGTTACAGCCTAAAAGAACAAAATACCGTAAGGTACAAAAAGGTAAAATGAAAGGTAACTCTCAAAGAGGGCATGAACTTTCTAATGGAATGTTTGGTATTAAATCTGTACATGAAGATGGAATGTTCTTAACTTCTCGTCAAATAGAAGCTGCGCGTATTGCTGCAACTCGTTTCATGAAGAGAGAAGGACAATTATGGATCAAAATATTTCCAGACAAACCAATCACTAAGAAGCCTCTTGAAGTACGTATGGGTAAAGGTAAAGGTGCAGTAGAATATTGGGCTGCAGTTGTTAAACCCGGAAGAATAATGTTTGAAGTTGGAGGAGTTCCTTTGTCAGTTGCAAAAGAGGCGTTACGTCTTGCAGCGCAAAAGCTTCCAGTAAAAACTAAGTTCGTTGTTGCTAGAGATTTCGAAGCATAA
- the rplB gene encoding 50S ribosomal protein L2 gives MSVRKLKPITPGQRFRVVNGYDAITTDKPERSLIAPIKNSGGRNSQGKMTMRYTGGGHKQRYRIIDFKRTKEGIPATVKSIEYDPNRTAFIALLAYADGEKTYVIAQNGLKVGQKLVSGPESQPEIGNTLPLSRIPLGTVISCIELRPGQGAVIARSAGTFAQLMARDGKYATIKMPSGETRLILLTCAATIGAVSNSDHQLVVSGKAGRTRWLGRRPRTRPVAMNPVDHPMGGGEGRSSGGHPRSRNGIPAKGYRTRSKKNPSNKYIVERRKK, from the coding sequence ATGTCAGTAAGAAAATTAAAACCTATTACCCCAGGTCAGCGATTTAGAGTTGTGAATGGTTATGACGCCATTACAACTGATAAGCCGGAACGCTCTTTGATAGCGCCGATAAAAAACTCTGGAGGTAGAAATAGTCAAGGAAAGATGACCATGCGTTATACGGGTGGTGGTCACAAGCAGAGATATCGTATTATTGATTTCAAACGTACTAAAGAAGGAATTCCAGCTACAGTGAAATCAATTGAGTATGATCCAAATCGTACTGCATTTATCGCTTTGTTAGCTTATGCTGATGGAGAGAAAACTTATGTTATTGCTCAAAATGGATTGAAAGTTGGTCAGAAATTAGTTTCTGGTCCAGAATCTCAACCAGAAATTGGTAATACATTGCCTTTAAGCAGAATTCCTTTAGGAACTGTTATTTCTTGTATCGAATTGAGACCAGGTCAAGGAGCTGTTATTGCTCGTTCAGCTGGAACATTTGCTCAATTGATGGCAAGAGATGGAAAATATGCTACAATTAAAATGCCATCAGGTGAAACAAGATTAATTTTGTTAACTTGTGCAGCTACAATTGGAGCAGTATCTAATTCAGACCACCAATTAGTTGTATCTGGTAAAGCAGGTAGAACAAGATGGTTAGGAAGAAGACCTAGAACAAGACCTGTTGCAATGAACCCTGTTGATCACCCAATGGGTGGTGGAGAAGGACGTTCTTCTGGTGGACATCCACGTTCAAGAAATGGAATACCAGCTAAAGGTTATAGAACTCGTTCTAAGAAAAACCCGAGTAACAAGTATATCGTAGAACGTAGAAAGAAATAA
- the rplF gene encoding 50S ribosomal protein L6, with the protein MSRIGKNPIVIPAATTVEVKDGIITVKGKNGQLTQEFSDVTVTVEGDQVLVERSSDHKDHRAKHGLYRSLINNMILGVNEGFTKSLELVGVGYRASNQGQKLDLALGYSHNIVLEIAPEVVLETISEKGKNPIVKLTSIDKQLLGQVAAKIRGFRKPEPYKGKGVKFVGEVLRRKAGKSA; encoded by the coding sequence ATGTCAAGAATAGGTAAAAATCCAATTGTAATCCCTGCTGCTACAACTGTTGAAGTTAAAGATGGTATTATTACAGTAAAAGGAAAGAATGGTCAACTTACTCAGGAGTTTTCGGACGTAACTGTTACAGTTGAAGGCGATCAAGTACTAGTTGAAAGATCGTCTGATCACAAAGATCACAGAGCAAAACACGGACTTTATAGATCATTAATCAATAACATGATTCTTGGTGTAAATGAAGGGTTTACTAAATCTTTAGAATTGGTTGGAGTAGGTTATAGAGCTTCAAATCAAGGACAAAAGTTAGATTTAGCTCTTGGATATTCTCACAATATTGTTTTAGAAATTGCTCCAGAAGTAGTTTTAGAGACAATATCTGAAAAAGGTAAAAACCCTATCGTAAAATTAACATCAATTGATAAACAACTTTTAGGTCAGGTTGCGGCAAAAATTAGAGGTTTCCGTAAGCCAGAACCATATAAAGGAAAAGGTGTTAAATTTGTAGGTGAAGTATTAAGAAGAAAAGCAGGTAAATCAGCTTAA
- the rpsQ gene encoding 30S ribosomal protein S17 produces MEEKRNLRKERIGVVTSNKMDKSIVIAEVRKVKHPLYGKFVLKTKKYVAHDETNDCNIGDTVRISETRPLSKSKCWRLVEILERAK; encoded by the coding sequence ATGGAAGAAAAAAGAAATTTAAGAAAAGAAAGAATTGGTGTTGTTACTTCAAATAAAATGGACAAGTCTATTGTTATTGCTGAAGTAAGAAAAGTTAAACACCCATTATACGGTAAGTTCGTGTTGAAAACAAAGAAATACGTTGCACACGACGAAACAAACGACTGTAACATTGGAGATACTGTAAGAATTAGCGAAACGCGTCCTTTAAGTAAATCAAAATGTTGGAGATTAGTTGAAATCTTAGAAAGAGCTAAATAA
- the rpsC gene encoding 30S ribosomal protein S3, translating to MGQKTNPIGNRLGIIRGWDSNWYGGNDYGDKLAEDHKIRKYIHARLSKASVSKVIIERTLKLVTVTITTARPGIIIGKGGQEVDKLKEELKKITDKEVQINIFEIKRPELDAYLVATSIARQIESRISYRRAIKMAIAASMRVNAEGIKVLISGRLNGAEMARSEGFKEGRIPLSTFRADIDYALAEAHTTYGRMGIKVWIMKGEVYGKRDLSPLAGMDKKQAGGGKGGDAPRGKSNFNKGSKPDARKRK from the coding sequence ATGGGACAAAAGACAAATCCAATTGGAAATAGACTTGGTATCATCAGAGGGTGGGACTCAAACTGGTATGGTGGAAATGATTACGGTGATAAACTTGCCGAAGATCACAAAATCAGAAAGTATATCCACGCTCGTTTATCAAAAGCTAGTGTATCAAAAGTAATCATCGAGAGAACTTTAAAACTTGTAACCGTTACTATCACTACTGCTAGACCTGGTATTATTATCGGAAAAGGTGGACAAGAGGTAGACAAGTTAAAAGAAGAACTTAAGAAAATTACAGACAAAGAGGTTCAAATCAACATCTTTGAAATTAAAAGACCTGAATTAGATGCTTATCTTGTGGCGACAAGCATCGCGCGTCAAATTGAAAGTCGTATTTCTTACAGACGTGCAATCAAAATGGCTATTGCTGCTTCTATGCGTGTGAACGCTGAAGGTATCAAAGTTTTGATTTCAGGACGTTTGAATGGAGCTGAAATGGCACGTTCAGAAGGTTTCAAAGAAGGTAGAATTCCTCTATCAACTTTCAGAGCTGATATTGATTATGCACTTGCAGAAGCTCATACTACTTACGGTAGAATGGGAATCAAAGTGTGGATCATGAAAGGTGAAGTTTATGGAAAGAGAGATCTTTCTCCGCTTGCTGGAATGGATAAAAAACAAGCTGGTGGTGGAAAAGGTGGAGATGCTCCTCGTGGCAAATCTAACTTTAATAAAGGTTCAAAACCAGACGCTCGTAAAAGAAAGTAA
- the rplW gene encoding 50S ribosomal protein L23: MSIIIRPIVTEKVTKESEVLNRFGFVVDKRANKVQIKKAIEATYGVTILSVNTMNVRPDRTTKYTKSGLISGKTNAIKKAIVQVQEGETIDFYNNI, translated from the coding sequence ATGAGTATCATAATTAGACCTATAGTAACTGAAAAAGTAACCAAGGAAAGTGAAGTTTTAAATCGCTTCGGTTTTGTTGTTGACAAAAGAGCAAATAAAGTACAAATTAAGAAAGCTATTGAAGCTACTTATGGAGTAACTATTTTGAGCGTTAACACAATGAATGTAAGACCGGATAGAACTACAAAATACACAAAAAGTGGTTTGATCAGCGGAAAGACAAATGCAATCAAAAAAGCAATTGTTCAAGTACAAGAAGGAGAAACAATTGATTTTTACAACAATATCTAA
- the fusA gene encoding elongation factor G, translating into MARDLKYTRNIGIAAHIDAGKTTTTERILFYTGKTHKIGEVHNGASTMDWMEQEAERGITITSAATTCEWSFPTEQGKPLPESKPYHFNIIDTPGHVDFTVEVNRSLRVLDGLVFLFSAVDGVEPQSETNWRLADQYRVPRMGFVNKMDRQGSNFLNVCQQVRDMLKSNAVAITLPIGEENDFKGVVDLVKNQAIIWHDETQGATFDIVPIPEDMLAEVKEYRSILIEAVADYDENLLDKYMEDESSITEEEINNALRAATIDMAIIPMLAGSSFKNKGVQFMLDAVCKYLPSPMDKEGIEGIHPDDAELLEEDQKKIIRRPDVKEPFAALAFKIATDPYVGRLAFFRAYSGRLDAGSYILNTRSGNKERISRIYQMHANKQNPIEYIEAGDIGAAVGFKDIKTGDTMCDEKHPIILESMKFPAPVIGIAIEPKTKVDVDKMGMALAKLAEEDPTFTVRTDEASGQTIISGMGELHLDILIDRMKREFKVEVNQGEPQVEYKEAFTKTATHRETYKKQSGGRGKFGDIVFTLGPADEVDGKVPVGLQFVNAVKGGNVPKEYIPSVEKGFREAMKTGPLAGYQVDSLKVTLTDGSFHPVDSDALSFELAARMGYREVAKAAGAVILEPIMKMEVITPEENMGDIVGDINRRRGQVNDMGDRNGAKTIKADVPLSEMFGYVTTLRTLSSGRATSTMEFSHYAETPSNISEAVIKKAKGNA; encoded by the coding sequence ATGGCTAGAGATTTAAAATATACAAGAAATATAGGGATTGCTGCGCATATTGATGCTGGTAAAACAACAACGACAGAGCGTATCCTTTTCTATACAGGGAAAACACATAAAATTGGAGAAGTGCACAATGGTGCTTCTACAATGGACTGGATGGAGCAAGAAGCGGAAAGAGGTATTACAATTACTTCTGCAGCTACAACTTGTGAGTGGAGTTTTCCAACTGAGCAAGGTAAGCCTTTACCAGAATCAAAACCATACCATTTTAATATTATTGATACCCCGGGTCACGTTGATTTTACTGTAGAAGTAAATCGTTCTTTACGTGTACTTGATGGGTTGGTTTTCTTGTTTAGTGCTGTTGATGGTGTTGAGCCTCAATCAGAGACTAACTGGAGACTAGCGGATCAATATAGAGTTCCTCGTATGGGATTCGTTAATAAAATGGATAGACAAGGTTCTAACTTTTTGAATGTATGTCAACAAGTTAGAGATATGTTGAAATCTAATGCAGTTGCAATCACTTTGCCAATTGGTGAAGAGAATGATTTCAAAGGTGTAGTTGATTTAGTTAAAAATCAAGCTATTATATGGCATGATGAGACTCAAGGAGCTACTTTTGATATTGTGCCTATCCCAGAGGATATGCTTGCAGAGGTAAAAGAATATAGATCTATACTTATCGAGGCAGTTGCTGACTACGATGAGAATCTTCTTGATAAATACATGGAAGATGAGAGTTCTATTACTGAAGAAGAGATTAATAATGCTTTAAGAGCTGCTACTATAGATATGGCAATCATCCCGATGCTTGCAGGTTCTTCTTTTAAAAATAAAGGAGTTCAATTTATGTTAGATGCTGTATGTAAGTACTTGCCATCTCCAATGGACAAAGAAGGTATTGAAGGAATTCATCCTGATGATGCTGAATTGTTAGAAGAAGATCAAAAGAAAATCATTCGTCGTCCAGATGTGAAAGAACCATTCGCTGCTTTGGCATTTAAAATTGCTACTGATCCTTATGTTGGTCGTTTAGCTTTCTTCCGTGCTTATTCAGGTCGTTTGGATGCTGGTTCATATATTTTGAACACTCGTTCTGGAAACAAAGAAAGAATTTCTCGTATCTATCAAATGCACGCTAATAAACAAAATCCTATCGAGTATATCGAGGCGGGTGATATTGGTGCGGCAGTTGGTTTTAAAGATATTAAGACTGGAGATACAATGTGTGATGAAAAACACCCAATTATTCTTGAGTCAATGAAATTCCCTGCACCGGTAATTGGTATTGCAATTGAGCCTAAAACTAAAGTGGATGTAGATAAAATGGGTATGGCTTTGGCTAAATTAGCTGAAGAAGATCCAACGTTTACGGTTAGAACTGATGAGGCTTCAGGGCAAACTATTATATCAGGTATGGGTGAGCTTCACTTGGATATCTTGATTGATCGTATGAAGCGTGAATTTAAAGTTGAAGTTAACCAAGGTGAGCCTCAAGTTGAATATAAAGAAGCTTTTACAAAAACTGCTACGCATAGAGAAACATATAAGAAGCAATCAGGAGGTCGTGGTAAATTCGGAGATATCGTATTTACACTTGGGCCAGCTGACGAAGTTGATGGTAAAGTTCCTGTAGGATTGCAGTTTGTTAATGCTGTAAAAGGTGGTAACGTTCCTAAGGAATATATCCCATCTGTAGAAAAAGGTTTCCGTGAGGCTATGAAAACTGGTCCTTTAGCAGGATACCAAGTGGATAGTTTAAAAGTAACTTTAACTGACGGATCTTTCCACCCTGTCGATTCTGATGCGCTTTCTTTTGAGCTTGCAGCTAGAATGGGGTATAGAGAAGTGGCTAAAGCTGCTGGAGCAGTAATTCTTGAGCCTATCATGAAAATGGAGGTTATTACACCAGAAGAAAACATGGGAGATATCGTAGGTGATATTAACCGTCGTAGAGGTCAGGTTAATGACATGGGTGATAGAAATGGTGCTAAAACTATCAAGGCTGATGTGCCTTTATCAGAGATGTTTGGTTATGTAACAACATTAAGAACGCTTTCATCTGGTAGAGCAACATCTACAATGGAATTTTCACACTACGCTGAAACACCTTCTAATATTTCGGAAGCAGTTATCAAAAAAGCAAAAGGAAACGCTTAA
- the rpsH gene encoding 30S ribosomal protein S8 produces the protein MYTDPIADYLTRVRNAVAANHKVVEIPASNLKKEITKILFDQGYILSYKFEDNAVQGSIKIALKYDKDTKEPVIKDIQRISKPGLRKYAGAANLPRILNGLGIAIVSTSKGLMTGKQAKQLNVGGEVICYVY, from the coding sequence ATGTATACAGATCCTATTGCAGATTATTTGACGAGAGTTCGTAACGCTGTGGCTGCAAACCACAAAGTTGTTGAAATTCCTGCATCTAATCTAAAAAAAGAAATAACTAAGATCTTATTTGATCAAGGTTATATCTTAAGTTACAAATTTGAGGACAACGCTGTTCAGGGTTCAATCAAAATCGCTTTGAAGTATGATAAAGATACTAAAGAGCCGGTAATTAAAGATATCCAAAGAATTAGTAAACCAGGTTTGCGTAAATATGCAGGTGCTGCTAACTTACCTAGAATCCTTAACGGATTAGGAATTGCTATTGTTTCTACGTCAAAAGGTTTGATGACTGGAAAACAAGCTAAGCAATTAAATGTAGGTGGTGAAGTAATCTGTTACGTATACTAA
- the rplX gene encoding 50S ribosomal protein L24: MIKLKIKSGDIVRVIAGDHKGSEGKVLRVYREKNKAIVEGVNMVSKHTKPSAKNPQGGIVKKEASIQISNISLIDPKTKEATRVGIRVEGDKKVRFSKKSNQVL, translated from the coding sequence ATGATAAAGCTAAAAATAAAATCAGGAGATATCGTAAGAGTAATTGCTGGAGACCATAAAGGTTCAGAAGGTAAAGTATTACGTGTTTACCGTGAGAAAAATAAAGCGATAGTTGAAGGTGTAAACATGGTTTCGAAACATACAAAACCAAGTGCTAAAAACCCTCAAGGTGGTATCGTTAAGAAAGAAGCTTCTATACAAATATCTAACATTTCACTAATTGATCCTAAAACTAAGGAAGCAACTAGAGTTGGTATTAGAGTAGAAGGAGATAAGAAAGTAAGATTTTCAAAAAAATCTAATCAAGTACTATAG
- the rplN gene encoding 50S ribosomal protein L14 — protein MVQQESRLKVADNTGAKEVLTIRVLGGTKRRYASVGDKIVVSIKDATPNGNVKKGAVSTAVVVRTKKEVRRADGSYIRFDDNACVLLNAAGEMRGTRVFGPVARELREKQFMKIVSLAPEVL, from the coding sequence ATGGTACAACAAGAATCAAGACTAAAAGTAGCAGATAATACGGGAGCAAAAGAAGTTTTAACTATCCGTGTTTTAGGAGGTACCAAAAGAAGGTATGCCTCTGTTGGTGACAAGATTGTAGTTTCTATCAAAGATGCAACTCCAAACGGAAACGTTAAAAAAGGAGCTGTTTCAACTGCAGTTGTTGTACGTACCAAAAAAGAAGTGAGAAGAGCTGATGGTTCTTATATCCGTTTCGATGACAATGCATGTGTTCTTTTGAATGCTGCAGGAGAAATGAGAGGGACTCGTGTTTTTGGTCCGGTAGCAAGAGAACTTCGTGAAAAACAATTCATGAAAATTGTATCATTAGCACCAGAAGTGCTTTAA
- the rpsJ gene encoding 30S ribosomal protein S10, with the protein MSQKIRIKLKSYDHMLVDKSAEKIVKTVKSTGAVVTGPIPLPTHKKLFTVLRSPHVNKKAREQFEVMSYKRLIDIYSSSSKTIDALMKLELPSGVEVEIKV; encoded by the coding sequence ATGAGTCAAAAAATCAGAATAAAACTAAAATCTTACGATCACATGTTGGTGGATAAATCTGCTGAAAAGATTGTAAAAACAGTTAAGAGTACCGGTGCTGTTGTAACAGGTCCAATTCCGTTGCCAACACATAAAAAACTTTTCACTGTGCTACGTTCTCCGCACGTTAACAAAAAAGCGAGAGAGCAATTTGAAGTAATGTCATATAAGAGATTAATTGATATTTATTCATCTTCATCTAAAACTATTGATGCTTTAATGAAGCTTGAATTGCCAAGTGGAGTAGAAGTTGAAATCAAAGTTTAA
- the rplV gene encoding 50S ribosomal protein L22 — translation MGVRKRETADARKEANKSIAFAKLNNCPTSPRKMRLVADLVRGQKVERALNILRFSSKEASRKLEKLLLSAINNWEQKNSEGNLEEAGLFVKEIRVDGGMMLKRLRPAPQGRAHRIRKRSNHVTIVLGAINNTQSNS, via the coding sequence ATGGGAGTTCGTAAAAGAGAAACAGCAGATGCGAGAAAAGAGGCTAATAAGTCTATTGCTTTCGCAAAATTGAATAACTGCCCTACTTCACCTAGAAAAATGCGCTTAGTAGCGGACTTGGTAAGAGGTCAGAAGGTAGAAAGAGCACTTAACATCTTAAGATTTAGTTCTAAAGAAGCTTCAAGAAAATTAGAGAAACTATTATTATCTGCAATCAATAACTGGGAGCAAAAAAATAGTGAAGGTAATTTAGAAGAAGCTGGATTATTTGTTAAAGAGATCAGAGTAGATGGTGGAATGATGTTAAAAAGACTTCGTCCAGCACCTCAAGGTCGTGCACACAGAATAAGAAAACGTTCTAATCACGTAACAATCGTGCTTGGAGCTATCAATAACACACAAAGCAATTCTTAA
- the rpsN gene encoding 30S ribosomal protein S14 produces the protein MAKESMKAREVKREKTVAKYAEKRKALKEAGDFEGLQKLPKNASPVRLHNRCKLTGRPRGYIRQFGISRVTFREMANNGLIPGVKKASW, from the coding sequence ATGGCTAAAGAATCAATGAAAGCCCGCGAGGTTAAGAGAGAAAAAACGGTAGCAAAGTATGCTGAGAAAAGAAAAGCTTTGAAAGAAGCTGGAGATTTTGAAGGTTTACAAAAATTACCTAAAAATGCTTCACCAGTTCGTTTGCACAATCGTTGTAAATTAACAGGTAGACCAAGAGGGTATATCCGTCAATTCGGTATTTCACGTGTAACTTTCCGTGAAATGGCTAACAATGGATTAATTCCAGGTGTAAAAAAAGCCAGCTGGTAA